A single genomic interval of Methylobacterium bullatum harbors:
- the btuB_2 gene encoding Vitamin B12 transporter BtuB → MKKRTLRSSLLVSVALLPGVAYAQTTVVGGQQAVTLQELDVVATTPTPTLRNAQGVLLGQDRDKLPQNTSVLTSADVNRVGTPSVLRALDERIGSISINNAQGNPFQPTITYRGFEASPLGGSPQGVAVYVNGNRFNTSFGDTVQWDLIPDIAVDRIELEGSNPAYGLNALGGALSVQLKNGFTYQGTELNLSGGSFGRFGGSFQHGQRSDNVGLYVAGTALSENGWRQHSPSRLRQFYGDLGVQAEKGEFHLNFMGAINSLTGNGTLPVDLLDFKRNEVFTYPDKTLNAFGRIGLSGTYDITPTVTIQGNAYYGRFEQNTANGDAAEVERCEANERFLCSEGANEEQFFLRDRLNRPVQASSVRTANFGRLPAFAERFDEGGPYAFLNSTRTNTENFGVSVQTNVRETLFGLPNRFVLGGSYDGGRTAFTADNAVGGLTFDRGFSGPGIVVRSDDNSITPVSVKSSNDYGGIYLQNNTDLTDRLTLTLQGRFNMAKIVLEDQLGTALNGNHYFQRFNPGVGATYKLVPDLLTVYGGYVEANRAPTPAELSCADPLAPCSLTNFFVGDPPLKQVISRTVEAGFRGKLPSPIELGVLSWKAGVFRARNEDDITFVPSDITIGRAYFQNVGSTRRQGVEASLAITTPVWNAFIDYAFVDATFQSPLTLASGGNPFATPNPAQPDNSEANQIFVRRGDKLPGVAPHQVKVGVQYNVTPEWRVGVLGRVATGKFLVGDESNLNKTTGNYAVIGFNTSYRVNENIELYGYVENALNAKYATFGTFSPVGEVPILALPNASSNRSLAPGAPIAAYGGMRIFW, encoded by the coding sequence ATGAAGAAGCGGACGCTGCGGAGCAGCCTCCTCGTTTCGGTAGCGCTGCTGCCGGGCGTCGCCTATGCGCAGACGACGGTCGTCGGCGGTCAGCAGGCCGTGACGCTGCAGGAACTCGACGTGGTCGCCACCACGCCGACGCCCACCCTGCGCAACGCCCAGGGCGTCCTGCTCGGCCAGGACCGTGACAAGCTTCCCCAGAACACCAGCGTCCTGACCTCGGCGGACGTGAACCGGGTCGGCACCCCGAGCGTGCTGCGCGCCCTCGACGAGCGGATCGGCTCGATCAGCATCAACAACGCGCAGGGCAACCCCTTCCAGCCGACCATCACCTATCGCGGCTTCGAAGCCTCGCCGCTGGGCGGAAGCCCCCAGGGTGTTGCCGTCTACGTCAACGGCAACCGCTTCAACACCTCCTTCGGCGACACGGTGCAGTGGGATCTCATTCCCGACATCGCCGTCGACCGCATCGAGCTCGAAGGCTCGAACCCGGCCTACGGCCTCAACGCGCTCGGCGGCGCGCTCAGCGTTCAGCTCAAGAACGGCTTCACCTATCAGGGCACCGAGCTGAACCTCTCGGGCGGTTCGTTCGGGCGCTTCGGCGGTTCGTTCCAGCACGGGCAGCGCTCGGACAATGTCGGCCTCTACGTCGCCGGCACGGCCCTCTCCGAGAATGGATGGCGCCAGCACTCGCCCTCGCGCCTGCGCCAGTTCTACGGCGATCTCGGCGTGCAGGCGGAGAAGGGTGAGTTCCACCTCAACTTCATGGGCGCGATCAACAGCCTGACCGGCAACGGAACCCTGCCCGTCGATCTGCTGGACTTCAAGCGCAACGAGGTCTTCACCTATCCCGACAAGACTCTGAACGCATTCGGACGCATCGGGCTCTCCGGCACCTACGACATCACCCCCACCGTGACGATCCAGGGCAACGCCTATTACGGCCGGTTCGAGCAGAATACCGCCAATGGCGACGCCGCCGAGGTGGAGCGCTGCGAGGCGAACGAGCGGTTCCTCTGCTCGGAAGGCGCCAACGAAGAGCAGTTCTTCCTGCGCGACCGGCTGAACCGTCCCGTCCAGGCGAGCAGCGTCAGGACGGCGAATTTCGGCCGGCTTCCGGCCTTCGCGGAGCGGTTCGACGAGGGCGGCCCCTACGCCTTCCTCAACTCGACCCGGACCAACACCGAGAATTTCGGCGTCTCGGTCCAGACCAACGTGCGCGAGACGCTGTTCGGGCTGCCGAACCGCTTCGTCCTCGGCGGCTCCTACGATGGCGGCCGCACGGCCTTCACCGCCGACAACGCCGTGGGCGGCCTGACCTTCGATCGCGGCTTCTCCGGGCCCGGCATCGTCGTGCGCAGCGACGACAACTCGATCACCCCGGTGAGCGTGAAATCGAGCAACGATTACGGCGGCATCTACCTGCAGAACAACACCGACCTGACCGACCGCCTGACCCTGACGCTGCAGGGCCGGTTCAACATGGCCAAGATCGTGCTGGAGGATCAGCTCGGCACGGCGCTGAACGGCAACCACTACTTCCAGCGGTTCAACCCGGGCGTCGGCGCGACCTACAAGCTCGTGCCCGATCTCCTCACCGTCTATGGCGGCTATGTCGAGGCGAACCGTGCGCCCACCCCGGCTGAACTCTCCTGCGCCGATCCGCTCGCCCCGTGCTCGCTCACCAACTTCTTCGTCGGCGATCCGCCGCTGAAGCAGGTCATCTCCCGCACGGTGGAGGCGGGTTTCCGCGGCAAGCTGCCCTCGCCGATCGAGCTCGGGGTGCTCAGCTGGAAGGCCGGCGTGTTCCGGGCCCGCAACGAGGATGACATCACCTTCGTGCCCTCCGACATCACCATCGGCCGGGCTTATTTCCAGAATGTCGGCTCCACCCGCCGCCAGGGCGTCGAGGCGAGCCTCGCCATCACCACCCCGGTCTGGAACGCCTTCATCGACTACGCCTTCGTCGACGCGACCTTCCAGTCGCCGCTGACCCTGGCCTCCGGCGGCAACCCCTTCGCGACGCCGAACCCGGCCCAGCCGGACAACTCGGAAGCCAACCAGATCTTCGTGCGACGCGGCGACAAGCTCCCCGGCGTCGCACCGCATCAGGTCAAGGTCGGCGTGCAGTACAACGTCACGCCGGAATGGCGGGTCGGCGTCCTCGGCCGTGTCGCCACCGGCAAGTTCCTCGTGGGCGACGAATCGAACCTCAACAAGACCACCGGCAACTATGCGGTCATCGGGTTCAACACGAGCTACCGGGTGAACGAGAACATCGAGCTCTACGGCTACGTGGAGAACGCGCTGAACGCGAAATACGCGACCTTCGGCACCTTCTCGCCGGTCGGCGAGGTTCCGATCCTGGCCCTGCCCAATGCCAGCTCCAACCGGAGCCTGGCCCCCGGCGCGCCGATCGCGGCCTATGGCGGAATGCGCATCTTCTGGTAG
- the gumD gene encoding UDP-glucose:undecaprenyl-phosphate glucose-1-phosphate transferase, giving the protein MSAFDVRDLLKAAGNPSQPNAVDTAHDGPAESAIPPAEIGAPRDHGGVLSPVVLSGSVRLADMALIVILGFATHFAQLRGIVPLGWSYPTAILSVAGLAVALFQIFGSYRIAAFRTFFKPALRLTAAWSLTFLVVATVMVFAKVADHYSRIWLALFYALGLALLLAERLVLLRFVTARMLRGQFDRRTAIVGGGPLAEELIRALEAEADAGIRIVGVFDDRGDNRSSSVIAGYPKLGTVSDLVDYARSTRLDLVVFTLPIAAEDRLLQMLAKLWVLPIDIRLSARATKLKLRPRAYSYLGSVPVLDVFDKPMADWDIVTKAIFDRVVGMAMLIVLAPVMLGLAIAVRLTSPGPILFRQKRLGFNNETIEVYKFRSMYADQSDFTAAKQVTRGDPRVTPLGRFIRRTSLDELPQLFNVLKGELSLVGPRPHAVQAKTSTTLYDQVVDGYFARHKVKPGITGWAQINGWRGETDTDEKIQRRVEHDLYYIENWSILFDVQIMLATPLSLVTTKNAY; this is encoded by the coding sequence ATGAGCGCCTTCGACGTTCGCGACCTTCTGAAGGCGGCAGGGAATCCCAGCCAGCCCAATGCGGTCGATACGGCTCATGACGGCCCCGCCGAATCCGCGATTCCTCCCGCCGAAATCGGGGCGCCCCGGGACCATGGCGGGGTCCTGTCTCCCGTCGTGCTGTCGGGCAGCGTGCGGCTGGCGGACATGGCGCTCATCGTCATCCTCGGCTTCGCCACCCACTTCGCGCAACTCCGCGGCATCGTCCCACTGGGATGGAGCTATCCCACGGCGATCCTGTCCGTGGCCGGGCTCGCGGTGGCGTTGTTCCAGATCTTCGGCAGTTACCGGATCGCCGCCTTCCGGACCTTCTTCAAACCCGCCCTGCGCCTCACCGCCGCCTGGTCGCTGACGTTCCTCGTCGTTGCCACGGTCATGGTCTTCGCCAAGGTCGCCGATCATTATTCCCGCATCTGGCTCGCACTGTTCTACGCCCTGGGGCTGGCCCTGCTCCTCGCCGAACGCCTCGTCCTGCTCCGTTTCGTCACCGCCCGCATGCTGCGCGGACAGTTCGACCGCCGCACGGCCATCGTCGGGGGCGGGCCATTGGCGGAAGAGCTCATCCGCGCGCTGGAAGCGGAAGCCGATGCGGGCATCCGCATCGTCGGCGTGTTCGACGATCGTGGGGACAACCGGTCCTCCTCGGTGATCGCCGGCTACCCCAAGCTCGGCACGGTGAGCGATCTCGTCGATTACGCGCGCTCCACTCGCCTCGACCTCGTGGTCTTCACGCTGCCGATCGCGGCCGAGGATCGCCTGCTCCAGATGTTGGCCAAGCTCTGGGTGCTGCCCATCGACATCCGCCTCTCCGCCAGGGCGACAAAGCTCAAGCTGCGCCCGAGGGCCTATTCCTATCTCGGCTCCGTCCCTGTCCTCGACGTGTTCGACAAGCCGATGGCCGATTGGGACATCGTCACGAAGGCCATCTTCGATCGCGTCGTCGGCATGGCGATGCTGATCGTGCTGGCGCCGGTCATGCTCGGTCTGGCCATCGCGGTTCGCCTCACCTCGCCCGGTCCGATCCTGTTCCGGCAGAAGCGCCTCGGCTTCAACAACGAGACGATCGAGGTCTACAAGTTCCGGTCGATGTATGCCGACCAATCCGATTTCACGGCCGCGAAGCAGGTCACCCGCGGCGACCCGCGCGTCACGCCCCTCGGCCGTTTCATCCGCAGGACGTCGCTGGACGAGCTTCCACAGTTGTTCAACGTCCTGAAGGGGGAGTTGTCCCTGGTCGGTCCGCGGCCCCACGCCGTCCAGGCCAAGACCAGCACGACCCTCTACGATCAGGTGGTCGACGGGTATTTCGCCCGCCACAAGGTCAAGCCCGGCATCACCGGCTGGGCACAGATCAATGGCTGGCGCGGCGAGACCGATACCGACGAGAAGATCCAGCGCCGCGTCGAACACGACCTCTACTACATCGAGAACTGGTCGATCCTGTTCGACGTGCAGATCATGCTGGCGACTCCACTCTCCCTCGTCACCACCAAGAACGCCTACTGA
- the ybhR gene encoding Inner membrane transport permease YbhR, with amino-acid sequence MTKTVATTASTVAGPTEKPVPHLGRLDAVGYLICLGGIVRRELLRFFNQKERFFSALVRPLVWLFIFAAGFRNTLGVSIEPPYQTYVLYEVYVVPGLAVMIQLFNGMQSSLSMVYDREVGSMKVLLTSPYPRWLLLLAKLIAGVTVSVVQAYAFLAIAWFWELDIPLIGYAAALPAFIASGLMLGAIGLLLSSMVKQLENFASVMNFVIFPMFFASSALYPLWRIRESSETLYLICMANPFTHAVQLVRFALYGQFEPVACAVVLGTTIAFFTLAVIAYDPGRGIMARRGGPAGDNS; translated from the coding sequence ATGACGAAGACCGTCGCCACCACCGCCTCGACGGTTGCCGGTCCGACAGAAAAACCCGTGCCCCATCTCGGCCGCCTCGACGCGGTCGGCTACCTGATTTGCTTGGGCGGCATCGTCCGTCGCGAGTTGCTGCGGTTCTTCAACCAGAAGGAGCGGTTCTTCTCCGCCCTCGTGCGGCCGCTCGTCTGGCTGTTCATCTTCGCGGCGGGCTTCCGCAACACGCTCGGGGTCTCGATCGAGCCGCCCTACCAGACCTATGTCCTCTACGAGGTGTACGTGGTGCCGGGGCTGGCCGTGATGATCCAGCTGTTCAACGGCATGCAATCCTCGCTCTCCATGGTCTACGACCGCGAGGTCGGCTCGATGAAGGTGCTGCTGACGAGCCCGTATCCGCGCTGGCTGCTGCTGCTGGCCAAGCTGATCGCCGGCGTCACCGTCTCGGTGGTGCAGGCCTACGCGTTCCTCGCCATCGCCTGGTTCTGGGAACTCGACATCCCGCTCATCGGCTATGCGGCGGCGCTGCCGGCCTTCATCGCCTCTGGGCTGATGCTCGGCGCCATCGGCCTGCTTCTGTCCTCGATGGTCAAGCAGCTCGAGAATTTCGCCAGCGTGATGAACTTCGTGATCTTCCCGATGTTCTTTGCTTCATCGGCCCTCTACCCGCTCTGGCGCATCCGCGAGTCGAGCGAGACGCTCTACCTGATCTGCATGGCCAATCCCTTCACCCATGCCGTCCAGCTCGTGCGCTTCGCCCTCTATGGGCAGTTCGAACCCGTGGCCTGCGCCGTCGTCCTGGGCACGACCATCGCCTTCTTCACCCTCGCCGTCATCGCCTACGATCCCGGTCGCGGCATCATGGCCCGGCGGGGCGGACCGGCCGGAGACAATTCATGA
- the ctaA gene encoding Heme A synthase, whose translation MPSRETTPTAPVRSRNPVRIWLYTLAILVVAMVAVGGATRLTGSGLSITEWRPVTGVVPPVSEQAWAAEFDKYKDTPQYRILNQGMGLSDFKVIYAWEWGHRLLGRILGLAFFVPLLVFWWRGLVDRRLGYGLLALGALGGLQGAIGWIMVASGLQPGMTAVAPLKLALHLTTASLILAGLVWLAAGLRSGPSEPAPGRLRITAALLPVLVLVQIGLGGLVAGSKAGLVHNTWPDMNGVLVPGASELFAVSPWIENFVDNVTLVQFNHRLMAYLLLAVALFHAVDAGRRLPGSGTARRAMGIAGLTLAQAGLGIVTLLLAVPLWAGLAHQVFAMAVLMMATVHARLSRGATPRTLPSPVAASAAFGFEGMTGRGA comes from the coding sequence ATGCCTTCACGCGAAACCACCCCGACCGCGCCGGTCCGTTCTAGGAACCCGGTGCGCATCTGGCTCTACACGCTGGCGATCCTCGTCGTGGCCATGGTGGCCGTCGGCGGTGCCACCCGCCTGACGGGATCGGGATTGTCGATCACCGAATGGCGGCCGGTGACGGGCGTGGTCCCCCCGGTCTCCGAACAGGCCTGGGCGGCCGAGTTCGACAAGTACAAGGACACGCCGCAATACCGCATCCTCAACCAGGGCATGGGATTGTCGGACTTCAAGGTCATCTATGCCTGGGAATGGGGCCATCGCCTGCTCGGGCGCATCCTCGGGCTCGCCTTTTTCGTACCGCTCCTGGTATTCTGGTGGCGCGGTCTCGTCGACCGGCGCCTGGGATACGGGCTCCTCGCGCTGGGCGCCCTCGGCGGTCTTCAGGGCGCCATCGGCTGGATCATGGTCGCTTCCGGCCTCCAGCCGGGCATGACGGCGGTGGCGCCCCTCAAGCTCGCCCTCCACCTGACCACGGCGAGCCTGATCCTGGCCGGCCTCGTCTGGCTGGCGGCCGGGCTGCGCTCCGGCCCGTCCGAGCCGGCACCCGGCCGCCTGCGGATCACGGCGGCCCTGCTGCCGGTCCTCGTCCTCGTCCAGATCGGTCTCGGCGGCCTCGTCGCCGGATCGAAGGCCGGGCTCGTGCACAATACCTGGCCGGACATGAACGGCGTCCTCGTGCCGGGAGCGTCGGAATTGTTCGCGGTCAGCCCGTGGATCGAGAACTTCGTCGACAACGTCACCCTGGTGCAGTTCAACCACCGCCTGATGGCCTATCTCCTTCTGGCAGTGGCGCTGTTCCACGCCGTCGACGCGGGCAGGCGGCTTCCCGGCAGCGGCACGGCCCGCCGCGCAATGGGCATCGCCGGCCTGACCCTGGCGCAGGCGGGGTTGGGCATCGTGACCCTTCTGCTGGCGGTGCCCCTCTGGGCGGGCCTCGCCCATCAGGTCTTCGCCATGGCGGTCCTGATGATGGCGACGGTGCATGCCCGGCTCAGCCGGGGAGCGACCCCGCGGACCCTGCCGTCTCCCGTCGCTGCTTCCGCCGCCTTCGGCTTCGAGGGCATGACGGGCCGAGGCGCTTAG
- the algE5 gene encoding Poly(beta-D-mannuronate) C5 epimerase 5, whose protein sequence is MATINGTQYTDLLNGTSSADVIKGFGGGDEIYGNGGNDTIYGGTSTVVAPEEDDDSDDYLDGGDGNDKLFGGVGADLLVGGAGNDRLTGGDGGDTLLTGDGADVVVIERFADGEYYYSNYDTVLDFSRASDLIDVSSLNISSFDTIRHLLTSTGSGDATLSYTFGSYVEQTTFLGVAPFRLSASNFVLSKVAADDVLDGTSSSDDLFGGLGNDTLTGLEGNDRLFGEAGNDTLIGDADEATEAYSADLLVGAAGNDRLFGNGGYDRLNGGSGDDVLDGGSEDDKLVTGTGSDTVVYAPHEYGETDTVRDFDVASDKIDLRAFNISSMATVNDLLGVNSDGDTVLSIEGDGISTNLILANVDRSTLGASNFVFDLVVQSERITGSDYNDDLFGALGNDTLTGGDANDRLYGEDGNDILQGGVGTTVADKSLYDGDDILIGGAGDDSLYGGGGNDVLRGGDGADKLFGQNGDDSLYGGAGDDTFVMRKLTASETDTIFDFEAPSFDGETDTAHGDRIDLSAFGIGSIEALDEILSIDEDGNAVIEITSNGYAQRLVIAGASPDELDVSSFVFSASAANNSITGKTSTDDLFGGAGNDTLIGGEGEDRLFGEDGNDVLYGGATTKAVTEADGGSDLLYGGAGDDTLYGGGGSDILRGGDGADRLLGNLGEDTLLGGGGADTFVFDRATSSGYSSDIILDFRVADGDLIDLSIIDAVASSTTTNESFTYIEGAQFTGAGQIRLSRDGIYTVIEGSVDKDASAEFEIRIAGRPAIDAGDFIL, encoded by the coding sequence ATGGCCACGATAAACGGAACACAATACACTGATCTTCTGAACGGAACATCGTCAGCGGATGTGATAAAAGGGTTCGGAGGCGGGGACGAAATCTATGGAAATGGTGGGAACGACACCATCTATGGCGGCACGTCTACTGTCGTTGCCCCCGAGGAGGATGACGACAGTGACGATTATCTCGATGGCGGAGACGGCAACGACAAGCTGTTCGGCGGAGTGGGTGCCGACCTGCTCGTCGGTGGGGCCGGCAACGACAGGCTGACCGGCGGCGACGGCGGCGACACTCTGTTGACCGGTGACGGAGCCGACGTCGTCGTGATCGAGCGTTTCGCGGATGGGGAGTATTATTACTCCAATTACGACACGGTGCTCGATTTCTCGCGGGCATCCGACCTCATCGATGTGTCGTCGCTGAATATCTCGTCGTTCGATACGATTCGGCACCTGCTGACTTCCACCGGCAGTGGCGATGCGACGCTGTCGTACACATTCGGTTCCTACGTGGAGCAGACGACGTTCCTCGGAGTCGCCCCCTTCCGGCTCAGCGCCTCGAACTTCGTGCTGTCGAAGGTCGCGGCCGACGATGTCCTGGACGGCACCTCATCGAGCGACGATCTGTTCGGCGGGCTCGGCAACGACACCCTGACGGGCCTGGAGGGCAACGATCGCCTGTTCGGCGAGGCCGGCAACGACACGCTGATCGGCGATGCCGACGAGGCCACGGAAGCGTATTCCGCCGATCTTCTGGTCGGTGCCGCCGGGAATGACCGGCTCTTCGGGAATGGCGGTTACGATCGTCTGAACGGCGGTTCCGGTGACGACGTCCTTGATGGCGGCAGCGAGGACGACAAGCTTGTGACCGGTACCGGTTCCGATACCGTCGTCTATGCGCCACACGAATACGGCGAGACCGATACCGTCCGGGATTTCGATGTGGCGAGCGACAAGATCGACCTGCGCGCGTTCAACATCTCGTCGATGGCGACGGTCAACGATCTTCTCGGCGTCAATTCCGATGGCGATACCGTGCTGTCCATCGAAGGCGATGGCATCTCCACCAACCTGATCCTGGCCAACGTCGATCGGTCGACGCTCGGGGCGAGCAACTTCGTCTTCGATCTCGTCGTCCAGAGCGAGCGCATCACCGGGTCGGATTACAACGACGACCTGTTCGGTGCCCTCGGCAACGATACGCTGACCGGCGGCGACGCCAACGACCGGCTCTATGGTGAGGATGGCAACGACATCCTGCAGGGCGGCGTCGGGACGACCGTCGCGGACAAGTCGCTCTATGACGGCGACGACATCCTCATCGGCGGCGCCGGCGACGACTCCCTCTACGGGGGCGGCGGCAACGACGTCCTGCGTGGCGGCGACGGCGCCGACAAGCTCTTCGGCCAGAACGGCGACGACTCGCTCTATGGCGGCGCCGGCGACGATACCTTCGTGATGCGGAAGCTGACGGCATCGGAGACCGACACGATCTTCGACTTCGAGGCGCCGAGCTTCGATGGCGAGACCGATACGGCCCATGGCGACCGGATCGACCTGTCGGCCTTCGGCATCGGGTCGATCGAGGCGCTCGATGAGATCCTCAGCATCGACGAGGACGGCAATGCCGTCATCGAGATCACGAGCAACGGATATGCCCAGCGCCTCGTGATCGCCGGAGCTTCCCCCGACGAACTCGATGTGAGCTCGTTCGTGTTCAGTGCATCCGCTGCGAACAACAGCATCACGGGCAAGACGAGCACGGATGATCTCTTCGGCGGCGCCGGCAACGATACTCTCATAGGCGGGGAGGGCGAGGATCGCCTGTTCGGCGAGGACGGTAACGACGTCCTTTACGGAGGCGCCACGACCAAGGCCGTCACCGAGGCGGATGGCGGGAGCGATCTGCTCTACGGCGGTGCCGGCGACGACACGCTCTATGGCGGCGGCGGCAGCGACATCCTGCGCGGTGGCGACGGTGCCGACAGGCTGTTGGGCAATCTCGGCGAGGACACCCTCCTGGGCGGCGGCGGTGCGGATACCTTCGTCTTCGACCGTGCGACCTCCAGCGGTTATTCCAGCGATATCATCCTCGATTTCCGCGTGGCGGACGGTGACCTGATCGACCTGTCGATCATCGACGCCGTCGCGTCGTCGACGACAACGAACGAGAGCTTCACCTACATCGAGGGTGCGCAGTTCACCGGTGCCGGCCAGATCCGCTTGTCCCGTGACGGCATCTATACGGTGATCGAAGGCAGCGTCGACAAGGACGCCTCCGCCGAGTTCGAGATCAGGATCGCCGGACGGCCCGCCATCGATGCGGGTGACTTCATCCTGTAA
- the ltxA_2 gene encoding Leukotoxin, whose protein sequence is MAELNAYSTLNMTSIYVTGDYYYWEYLYSSSTSLSIGYDDIEEGDFIEYNGTNFTYDEYDLIADGSIEQIGYTFYYHDYDEYYDEKTGEYEYYEEYVSGGYKITGLNVDFSEILLNTDEENRELIFSGKDLMTGSSGNDSLIGYDGNDRLYGGGGDDSLDGGNGSDSDYFGNDKLYGGNGNDKLAGRYGDDRLEGGSGNDKLDAGSGNDTLLGQDGDDILTSGNGNDILLGGAGSDILNGGADKDTLSGGGGKGLDTFVFALDKTAGAISRSDTILDWNPTYDSIDLKVAGTRDNYFETRTTTTSAEMAYARYDGVLKNDDMTHLFLYNTSTKTGYLLSDQNADHMFDTVVVISNAASAASMSYLDIV, encoded by the coding sequence ATGGCAGAGCTCAACGCATACAGCACCCTCAATATGACGAGCATCTACGTTACAGGGGATTACTATTATTGGGAGTATCTCTATTCTAGTAGCACTTCTCTGAGTATCGGATATGACGACATCGAAGAAGGTGATTTCATTGAGTACAATGGCACAAATTTTACTTATGACGAATATGATTTAATCGCCGATGGATCGATCGAACAAATAGGATATACATTCTATTATCATGATTATGACGAATATTATGATGAAAAAACGGGGGAGTACGAGTACTATGAAGAATATGTCAGCGGCGGCTATAAAATCACAGGTCTGAATGTCGATTTTTCTGAAATCCTGCTCAATACCGACGAAGAAAACCGCGAGCTGATCTTTAGTGGAAAAGATCTGATGACAGGCTCGAGCGGGAACGACTCCCTGATCGGGTATGATGGCAACGACAGGCTTTATGGGGGCGGGGGGGACGACAGCCTCGATGGCGGCAACGGCTCCGACAGCGACTATTTTGGCAACGACAAGCTCTATGGCGGCAATGGCAACGACAAACTTGCGGGACGCTATGGAGACGACCGCCTCGAAGGCGGGAGCGGCAATGACAAGTTGGACGCCGGCTCCGGCAACGACACGCTCCTCGGGCAGGACGGCGATGACATCCTCACCAGCGGCAACGGAAACGACATCCTGCTGGGTGGGGCCGGCTCCGATATCCTGAATGGCGGTGCCGACAAGGACACCCTGTCCGGCGGCGGTGGCAAGGGACTCGATACCTTCGTCTTCGCCTTGGACAAGACCGCCGGTGCGATCTCACGCTCGGATACGATCCTGGACTGGAATCCGACCTACGACAGCATCGACCTCAAAGTTGCCGGCACGCGAGACAATTACTTCGAGACGAGGACCACGACGACCTCCGCCGAGATGGCCTATGCGCGCTATGACGGCGTCCTGAAGAACGACGACATGACACACCTGTTCTTGTACAACACCTCGACGAAGACGGGGTACCTGCTGTCCGATCAGAACGCCGACCACATGTTCGATACGGTGGTCGTCATCAGTAATGCCGCCAGTGCCGCGAGCATGAGTTATCTCGACATCGTCTGA
- a CDS encoding Glycogen synthase, whose translation MSASASIPSIRPSPGEGGSVYRILHVFRAPVGGLFRHVCDLVRIQAAAGHEIGLVCDASTGGEHAARALDELLPHLALGIVRLPMRRNPHGSDLAAVRAVAERAREVRATILHGHGAKGGAYARIARLPPGSPSPIRAYTPHGGSYNYKPGSLRHRLYMGVERLLAARTDVFLFESEYVAGRHRRFVGGTPRTLRIVHNGIDEAEFAPVPHRANAYDLVYVGELREAKGITVLLDALAALRAEGRPCRLLMVGSGPDADLLAERARRLGLSASVAFEPPQPIRTALAKGRIMVVPSLAESLPYVVLEAAAARQPLVSTNVGGIPEIFGAAADDLVPPKDPLALKDAILRLLDEDPARGLARCNALSESVRTRFSMKRMGADVLSGYAAALRLRETFTVATALPPMKELPKSR comes from the coding sequence GTGAGTGCGTCCGCCTCCATCCCGTCCATTCGCCCCTCCCCCGGCGAGGGCGGGAGCGTCTACCGCATCCTCCACGTCTTCCGCGCGCCGGTGGGAGGGCTGTTCCGCCACGTCTGCGACCTCGTCAGGATCCAGGCCGCCGCCGGCCACGAGATCGGCCTCGTCTGCGATGCGTCCACCGGCGGCGAACACGCGGCGCGGGCGCTCGACGAACTCCTGCCCCACCTCGCACTCGGCATCGTCCGGCTCCCCATGCGGCGCAACCCGCACGGATCGGACCTCGCCGCGGTACGCGCGGTCGCCGAACGGGCGCGGGAGGTCCGGGCCACGATCCTGCACGGCCACGGCGCCAAGGGGGGGGCCTATGCCCGAATCGCCCGCCTGCCCCCGGGTTCGCCCTCGCCGATCCGGGCCTACACACCGCATGGCGGCAGCTACAATTACAAACCCGGTTCCCTGCGCCACCGGCTCTACATGGGGGTGGAGCGCCTGCTCGCGGCGCGCACCGACGTGTTCCTGTTCGAGAGCGAATACGTGGCCGGCCGGCACCGGCGCTTCGTGGGGGGCACGCCCCGCACCCTACGGATCGTCCATAACGGCATCGACGAGGCGGAGTTCGCGCCGGTGCCGCACCGGGCGAACGCCTACGACCTCGTCTATGTGGGCGAGCTGCGCGAGGCGAAGGGGATCACGGTCCTGCTCGACGCCCTGGCCGCGCTACGGGCCGAGGGGCGCCCCTGCCGCCTCCTCATGGTGGGATCGGGCCCGGACGCCGACCTTTTAGCGGAGCGGGCGCGGCGGCTCGGCCTGTCCGCTTCGGTGGCGTTCGAGCCGCCCCAGCCGATCCGTACCGCATTGGCGAAGGGACGGATCATGGTGGTTCCGTCGCTCGCCGAATCCCTGCCCTACGTGGTGCTGGAAGCCGCAGCGGCACGGCAGCCCCTCGTCTCGACCAATGTGGGCGGCATCCCAGAGATCTTCGGGGCGGCGGCGGACGATCTCGTGCCACCCAAAGACCCCCTCGCCCTCAAGGATGCCATCCTCCGCCTGCTCGACGAAGACCCCGCCCGGGGTCTCGCGCGATGCAACGCGCTCAGCGAATCCGTGCGGACACGGTTCTCGATGAAACGGATGGGGGCGGATGTGCTATCCGGCTACGCCGCCGCCCTGCGGCTTCGAGAAACGTTTACCGTAGCAACAGCGCTGCCGCCGATGAAGGAACTGCCGAAGTCGCGCTAA